From Coffea arabica cultivar ET-39 chromosome 2e, Coffea Arabica ET-39 HiFi, whole genome shotgun sequence, the proteins below share one genomic window:
- the LOC113728974 gene encoding putative disease resistance protein At3g14460 — protein MSCISDLTQDFYGDVSATKPFPSLKKLRIEKLPEWERWHVPEGEVFNRLEELSIIGCPKLIGELPRQLASLQSLKISGCGNLVRPNGQLSILNGENQQNFSSLRQLKISELENLKELPLQFNQLSRLEELNISALKNLEELHLQSNQLSRLKELTIRDCGSLSPSHVSRPPASLKSLQYDGRCNLELESSSGEGGGALEDLTLLNCDSVKVKVEWLASFPMLRYVQIFNCRSVEMLSVPTAPALGIGNQSGMTTTTTTTTSTSSVMTSLQSLYFSGCDDLILSFPASSLTSLGIYHCKKLTSLPQRMESLLPSLRSLCLRNCPEIECFPEGGLPSTLQFLQIENCKKLMSRRTEWGLEKLPFLTGLSIESPCDEVESFPEEDWLLPCTLQSLSLSSLENLKVLNYSALRHLTSLQTLRFTDCPRLQSLPEEGLPASLTELYIWRCPLLKPRLEWEKGQDWPKVAHIPCLLVDGDLVP, from the coding sequence ATGAGTTGTATATCAGACTTGACACAAGATTTTTATGGAGATGTCAGTGCAACCAAACCATTCCCATCTCTGAAAAAGTTGAGAATCGAGAAGCTGCCTGAGTGGGAGAGATGGCACGTACCAGAAGGTGAAGTCTTCAATAGACTTGAAGAACTCAGTATAATTGGTTGTCCCAAACTGATTGGAGAACTTCCCCGACAACTTGCATCGCTGCAAAGCCTTAAGATATCTGGCTGCGGCAATCTTGTGCGTCCCAATGGTCAATTGAGCATCCTGAATGGAGAGAATCAACAAAATTTTTCATCTCTTCGTCAATTGAAGATTTCAGAGCTAGAAAATTTGAAAGAGTTGCCCCTACAGTTCAACCAATTATCCAGGCTTGAGGAATTGAATATTTCAGCGCTAAAAAATTTGGAAGAGTTGCACCTACAGTCCAACCAATTATCCCGACTTAAGGAACTGACGATTCGTGATTGTGGGTCTCTCTCACCCTCGCACGTGAGTAGACCACCTGCCTCACTTAAATCACTTCAGTACGACGGACGCTGCAATTTGGAATTGGAGAGTTCAAGCGGGGAGGGTGGTGGGGCCTTGGAGGACTTGACATTACTAAATTGTGACTCTGTCAAAGTCAAAGTCGAGTGGCTTGCCTCGTTTCCCATGCTAAGATATGTTCAAATTTTTAACTGCAGGAGTGTTGAGATGCTCTCAGTTCCTACTGCACCTGCACTTGGGATTGGGAATCAGAGTGGCATGacaactactactactactactactagtacTAGTAGTGTGATGACGTCACTTCAATCCTTGTACTTCTCGGGCTGCGATGATCTAATATTGTCTTTTCCAGCCTCCAGTCTAACGTCGCTTGGTATCTACCATTGCAAGAAGCTCACGTCGCTGCCGCAACGGATGGAATCCCTCCTTCCATCTCTTCGATCTCTGTGTCTAAGAAATTGTCCAGAAATTGAGTGCTTCCCGGAAGGGGGTTTGCCCTCCACCCTACAATTTCTTCAAATCGAAAATTGCAAGAAGCTCATGAGTCGCAGGACAGAGTGGGGTTTGGAGAAACTTCCCTTTCTCACGGGTTTGAGCATTGAGAGTCCCTGTGATGAAGTAGAGTCGTTTCCAGAGGAGGACTGGCTGTTGCCTTGCACGCTTCAATCTCTCTCCTTGTCCTCCCTTGAGAATCTAAAAGTGCTAAACTATTCAGCTCTTCGACACCTCACCTCTCTTCAAACTCTACGCTTCACTGATTGCCCTCGACTCCAGTCCCTACCGGAAGAGGGACTGCCCGCCTCCCTCACCGAACTATATATCTGGCGCTGCCCACTGCTGAAGCCAAGGTTAGAATGGGAGAAAGGACAAGACTGGCCCAAGGTTGCCCACATCCCCTGCCTGCTAGTCGATGGTGACCTAGTTCCTTGA
- the LOC113732412 gene encoding putative disease resistance RPP13-like protein 1 codes for MAAALVGGSLLSAFLQVLFDRMARPEFLNLFRNRKADDDLLQKLKSEFLTIEAVLDDAENKEIRNPSVKKWLEELHDTFYQAEDLLDKINTEALRIKVESEYQRSTSNWRSALRRLCLERILPCRSSGNKFLKRIMPEIETIVASLERRRQQSTDLHLQQIIPLGHSRIESHQKFDTALIDETTIFGRGADKKSIIQKLLSEDANGDNITVVPIVGMGGLGKTTLAQMVYEDLGVEVSFPTRALVCISEEYDPTRITKEILRQLGISFGESDNLLSLQVKLRGGLTEKKFLLVLDDVWNDNYNDWDNLRTPFKGGSRGSKIIVTTRNQQVARMMAEERSIHHLDPMLEEDCRSLFKKHAFENRDGNENAELEEIGNKIVTKCRGLPLAVKTVAGVLRSKTTPEEWKEILVSEEWTQMDNPNGPLPALRLSYIHLPSHLKRCFAFCAVFPKDYLIRKEEIIQLWQANDLLGYPGENKRIKNEGEKCFHELRMRSLFHQLSDHTFSMHDLVNDLAWFVFGKYCLRLEDHQEGNATISGARHFSYHPSWIDTFHKLNLLRETKNIRTFLPLRTGPPLNRLSNRFLEDTLPQFMSLRFLSLSCYQNIVKLPNSYSGFKQLRFLNLSETGIKELPEWICSFYNLQTLLLSHCRGLKELPANLGKLINLCCLDISGTPLKKMPPQMGRLINLQVLTAFVIGKDSGSMIEELGKLSMLRGKLILSGLEMFLVAGMHPWPRWKVRNTLTSYLWSGTVLSMIHKL; via the coding sequence ATGGCCGCTGCCTTAGTGGGAGGCTCACTCCTCTCTGCTTTCCTTCAAGTGCTATTTGATAGGATGGCTAGGCCCGAATTCCTGAATTTGTTTCGTAATCGGAAGGCCGATGATGATCTCCTCCAAAAGCTCAAGAGTGAGTTCCTCACTATTGAAGCCGTGCTTGATGATGCAGAGAACAAGGAAATACGGAACCCATCTGTCAAGAAATGGCTTGAAGAGCTTCATGATACATTTTATCAAGCAGAGGATTTACTGGACAAAATCAACACTGAAGCTCTGCGAATTAAGGTAGAAAGTGAGTACCAAAGGTCAACCAGCAATTGGAGAAGTGCCTTAAGAAGATTATGCCTTGAAAGGATTCTGCCTTGTAGATCTTCAGGTAATAAATTCCTTAAGAGGATTATGCCTGAGATTGAAACGATAGTGGCGAGCCTAGAGAGACGTAGGCAACAAAGTACTGACTTGCATTTGCAACAAATTATTCCCTTGGGTCATTCCAGAATAGAGTCGCATCAAAAATTTGATACAGCTTTGATTGATGAGACTACTATTTTTGGGAGAGGTGCTGATAAAAAGAGCATAATTCAAAAGTTGCTGTCTGAGGATGCAAATGGAGACAATATCACCGTGGTTCCAATAGTTGGAATGGGTGGGCTTGGCAAGACCACCTTGGCCCAAATGGTTTACGAAGATTTGGGGGTGGAAGTGAGTTTTCCTACCAGGGCATTGGTCTGCATATCAGAAGAATATGATCCTACTAGGATAACAAAAGAAATCCTAAGGCAGCTCGGTATTTCTTTTGGTGAGAGTGATAACTTGCTCTCCCTTCAAGTGAAGCTACGAGGTGGCCTAACTGAGAAAAAGTTCCTTCTTGTTCTGGATGATGTTTGGAATGATAACTACAATGACTGGGACAATTTAAGGACCCCTTTCAAAGGTGGATCACGTGGAAGTAAGATCATTGTTACAACACGGAATCAGCAAGTTGCAAGGATGATGGCCGAAGAAAGGTCAATTCATCATTTGGATCCCATGCTAGAGGAAGATTGCCGGTCTTTATTTAAGAAGCATGCATTTGAAAATAGAGATGGCAATGAAAATGCAGAACTTGAAGAAATAGGAAACAAAATTGTGACGAAATGTCGAGGGTTGCCTTTGGCTGTGAAAACAGTTGCAGGTGTTTTGCGTTCCAAAACTACCCCCGAAGAATGGAAAGAAATTTTAGTAAGTGAAGAGTGGACTCAAATGGATAATCCAAATGGCCCCCTGCCAGCATTGAGATTAAGCTACATTCATCTTCCTTCCCATCTTAAAAGGTGCTTTGCTTTTTGTGCTGTGTTCCCCAAAGATTACCTGATTAGAAAAGAGGAAATTATTCAGTTATGGCAAGCTAATGATCTTTTAGGGTATCCtggagaaaataaaagaattaagaATGAGGGTGAAAAGTGCTTTCATGAACTGAGAATGAGGTCACTATTTCATCAGTTATCTGACCATACTTTCTCCATGCATGACCTTGTGAACGATTTGGCTTGGTTTGTTTTTGGGAAATATTGCCTTAGGTTGGAAGATCATCAGGAAGGCAATGCTACAATATCTGGTGCAAGACATTTTTCATACCATCCTAGTTGGATTGACACATTTCATAAGCTTAATCTCTTGAGGGAGACTAAGAATATAAGAACATTCTTACCATTGAGAACGGGTCCTCCTTTGAATCGTCTAAGCAACAGATTCTTAGAGGATACCTTGCCCCAATTCATGTCTTTAAGGTTTCTATCGTTGTCCTGTTATCAGAATATTGTGAAGTTACCAAACTCTTATAGTGGCTTCAAACAACTTCGATTTCTGAATCTCTCTGAAACAGGAATAAAGGAGCTACCAGAGTGGATATGTAGTTTCTATAATCTACAAACTTTGTTGTTGTCACACTGTAGAGGACTTAAAGAGTTGCCAGCAAATTTGGGAAAGTTAATTAACTTGTGTTGCCTGGATATTAGCGGAACTCCGTTGAAGAAAATGCCACCACAAATGGGTAGACTGATAAACCTTCAAGTCTTGACTGCTTTTGTCATAGGCAAGGACAGCGGTTCAATGATTGAGGAGTTGGGCAAGCTTTCTATGCTACGTGGTAAGCTAATCCTTTCGGGGCTGGAAATGTTTCTAGTGGCAGGGATGCATCCATGGCCAAGATGGAAGGTAAGGAACACCTTGACGAGTTATCTTTGGAGTGGAACGGTGCTATCAATGATTCACAAGCTATGA
- the LOC113732414 gene encoding basic leucine zipper 19-like: MDDREVELSHPVLVPNSDSSSSVQASISVDSFLDELLRNAQTCTHTHTCNPPGPDAAHTHTCYHTHTQVIPSERVENPSEKVDGPCDSRKSTSKTRRSSGNREAVRKYREKKKAQTAYLEEEAKKLRLVNQQLIRKVQRQAILEAEISRLRSLLLDVRGKIDIELGAYPLQKQCTSSTKVKEGDSGRQFSGLAMELQCENDLTCFHPHGDSSIEDGGFGGCDKMGASSWEGNCQSATVACKANGRAERNGMDSVETRLSSASQAE, translated from the coding sequence ATGGATGATAGAGAGGTAGAGCTTTCACACCCTGTCTTGGTTCCTAATTCCGATTCATCTAGCAGTGTTCAAGCATCAATCTCTGTGGATTCATTTCTTGATGAGTTGTTAAGAAATGCCCAAACATGTACTCACACACATACTTGCAACCCTCCTGGCCCTGATGCTGCACATACTCACACATGTTACCATACTCATACCCAAGTCATTCCATCTGAGAGAGTAGAAAATCCTAGTGAGAAAGTAGATGGTCCTTGTGATAGTAGAAAGTCAACATCAAAGACTAGGAGGTCTTCTGGAAATAGAGAAGCTGTTAGGAAATATAGGGAGAAGAAAAAGGCACAAACAGCTTACTTGGAAGAGGAAGCTAAGAAACTGAGACTGGTAAACCAGCAGTTGATTAGGAAAGTGCAAAGGCAAGCTATTCTTGAAGCAGAAATCTCGAGGCTTAGAAGCCTTTTGCTCGATGTTAGAGGGaagattgatattgaattgggGGCTTATCCCTTACAAAAGCAGTGTACTTCAAGCACTAAAGTTAAAGAAGGGGATTCTGGGAGGCAATTTTCTGGTCTGGCAATGGAGCTTCAGTGTGAGAATGATTTAACTTGCTTCCATCCTCACGGGGATTCATCCATAGAGGATGGTGGTTTTGGTGGATGTGATAAAATGGGAGCTTCATCTTGGGAAGGAAACTGCCAGTCTGCAACTGTTGCTTGTAAAGCTAATGGACGTGCAGAAAGAAATGGTATGGACTCCGTGGAAACAAGGCTTTCATCTGCATCTCAAGCAGAGTAA